From Saccharothrix espanaensis DSM 44229, the proteins below share one genomic window:
- a CDS encoding DUF3592 domain-containing protein, translating into MVDNAVRVGGRRKIRLLARSLLVLGGIVTLIGVVLLAACLKDDLTIEKRLGKATAEVVSVDFQRTVVRFATPDGAVHSPEQGVLYPAGLERGQLVRIEYDTADPELARVAERTWTLAVLPISTFLIAVWAVLLPLVWWVRRRL; encoded by the coding sequence GTGGTGGACAACGCAGTGCGGGTCGGCGGTCGCCGGAAGATCAGGCTGCTGGCCCGGTCGCTGCTGGTGCTCGGCGGGATCGTGACGTTGATCGGGGTGGTCCTGCTGGCCGCGTGCCTGAAGGACGACCTGACGATCGAGAAGCGGCTGGGCAAGGCGACCGCCGAGGTGGTGTCGGTGGACTTCCAGCGCACGGTGGTGCGCTTCGCGACCCCGGACGGCGCGGTGCACAGCCCCGAGCAGGGCGTGCTGTACCCGGCCGGGTTGGAGCGCGGGCAGCTGGTCCGCATCGAGTACGACACCGCCGACCCGGAGCTGGCGCGGGTCGCCGAGCGCACCTGGACGCTGGCCGTCCTGCCGATCTCGACGTTCCTGATCGCCGTCTGGGCGGTGCTGTTGCCGCTGGTCTGGTGGGTCCGCCGGCGCTTGTGA
- a CDS encoding CU044_5270 family protein — protein MRDLDEALDQLERTARTANAPLDDVRAQVLAAAAAEESPRRSRRTARWFLPVAVAAAAALVVGVVVTRPDGAPQPGTTAQAQPGTDAATTTPSQPKVSLLSAKQVLDDAAAAINTVDPVLAPGQYRYIAEHAWYSRGQMFGVSQENPDQTIKGWTYLKETARETWIPQDQSQDWLEKRSWLPGVKWLGGSVPQSEAPEPQAMDTDTGERRGKCGNFFPESRGTTQCGDPSDWNHPEFYVGLPRDPQAIVEYLRTTTAHRGSTPPVMFHFGVEILRAGLMPADLRAGWYRALATLDGVKVYDEAATLDGRTGIAIGLEDEQERRDLIVDPATGDFIGERSVAGPKPSGAWIPPGTVTGFSSITTKVVNGIGQTG, from the coding sequence ATGCGCGATCTCGACGAAGCCCTCGACCAGCTCGAACGCACCGCGCGCACGGCGAACGCGCCGCTGGACGACGTCCGCGCCCAGGTGCTGGCCGCCGCTGCCGCCGAGGAGTCCCCGCGGCGCTCCCGACGCACCGCCCGGTGGTTTCTGCCCGTCGCCGTCGCGGCCGCGGCGGCCCTCGTCGTGGGGGTCGTGGTGACCCGCCCGGACGGCGCGCCGCAGCCCGGCACCACGGCGCAGGCGCAGCCCGGCACCGACGCGGCCACCACCACGCCGTCGCAGCCGAAGGTGTCGCTGCTGTCCGCGAAGCAGGTGCTGGACGACGCCGCCGCCGCGATCAACACCGTCGACCCGGTGCTCGCCCCGGGCCAGTACCGGTACATCGCCGAGCACGCCTGGTACTCGCGCGGCCAGATGTTCGGCGTCTCCCAGGAGAACCCGGACCAGACCATCAAGGGCTGGACCTACCTCAAGGAGACCGCCCGCGAGACGTGGATCCCGCAGGACCAGTCGCAGGACTGGCTGGAGAAGCGCAGCTGGCTGCCCGGCGTGAAGTGGCTCGGCGGTTCCGTGCCGCAGTCCGAGGCCCCCGAGCCGCAGGCGATGGACACCGACACCGGTGAACGGCGCGGCAAGTGCGGCAACTTCTTCCCGGAGTCGCGCGGCACCACCCAGTGCGGCGACCCGAGCGACTGGAACCACCCGGAGTTCTACGTCGGGCTGCCGCGCGACCCGCAGGCGATCGTGGAGTACCTGCGCACCACCACCGCGCACCGCGGCTCGACCCCGCCGGTGATGTTCCACTTCGGCGTGGAGATCCTGCGCGCCGGCCTGATGCCCGCCGACCTGCGCGCCGGCTGGTACCGGGCGCTGGCCACGCTCGACGGCGTGAAGGTCTACGACGAGGCGGCCACGCTGGACGGCCGCACCGGCATCGCGATCGGCCTGGAGGACGAGCAGGAGCGCCGCGACCTGATCGTGGACCCGGCCACCGGCGACTTCATCGGTGAGCGGTCCGTGGCCGGCCCGAAGCCGAGCGGGGCGTGGATCCCGCCCGGCACGGTCACCGGGTTCAGCTCCATCACCACCAAGGTCGTGAACGGGATCGGCCAGACCGGCTGA
- the paaC gene encoding 1,2-phenylacetyl-CoA epoxidase subunit PaaC — MSFDNAYESLVDHEDEHWAFGTGFAEPLAGVDREIPSAVDAGDLFEYCLMLGDDALVLSQRLAEWCSRGPELEEDVALANIALDLLGQARLLLTRAGEAEGAGRDEDALAYLRDERHFRNVHLAEIECGPFAGGDFATTMARLLVFSSWKVAQYQRLLSFADPVVAAIAAKGLKELAYHRDHAAQWVVRLGDGTPESHERMRAGVLRVWPYLDELFTAHPVELRLGVDPAATRAEVDQVLDAVFAAAGLDRPDPVPAARVNGRAGRDGVHTEAMGYLLAELQHLHRSLPGATW; from the coding sequence ATGAGCTTCGACAACGCGTACGAGTCGCTGGTCGACCACGAGGACGAGCACTGGGCGTTCGGCACGGGGTTCGCCGAGCCGCTGGCCGGCGTCGACCGGGAGATCCCGTCCGCAGTGGACGCCGGCGACCTGTTCGAGTACTGCCTGATGCTCGGCGACGACGCCCTGGTGCTGTCCCAGCGGCTGGCCGAGTGGTGCTCCCGCGGGCCCGAGCTGGAGGAGGACGTGGCACTGGCCAACATCGCCCTCGACCTGCTCGGCCAGGCCCGGCTGCTGCTCACCCGGGCCGGCGAGGCCGAGGGCGCGGGCCGTGACGAGGACGCCCTGGCGTACCTGCGCGACGAACGCCACTTCCGCAACGTGCACCTCGCCGAGATCGAGTGCGGCCCGTTCGCGGGCGGCGACTTCGCGACGACCATGGCGCGCCTGCTGGTCTTCTCGTCGTGGAAGGTCGCGCAGTACCAGCGGCTGCTCTCGTTCGCGGACCCCGTGGTCGCCGCGATCGCCGCCAAGGGCCTGAAGGAACTCGCCTACCACCGCGACCACGCCGCCCAGTGGGTCGTGCGGCTCGGTGACGGCACCCCCGAATCGCACGAGCGGATGCGCGCCGGCGTCCTGCGCGTGTGGCCCTACCTGGACGAACTGTTCACCGCGCACCCCGTCGAGCTGCGCCTGGGCGTCGACCCGGCCGCGACGCGGGCCGAGGTGGACCAGGTGCTCGACGCGGTGTTCGCCGCCGCCGGGCTCGACCGGCCCGACCCGGTGCCCGCCGCGCGGGTCAACGGCCGCGCGGGGCGCGACGGCGTGCACACCGAGGCCATGGGCTACCTGCTCGCCGAGTTGCAGCACCTGCACCGCTCCCTGCCGGGTGCCACGTGGTGA
- a CDS encoding M1 family metallopeptidase, which translates to MSLRAKLTLGTAVAASLLLLAGTATAATPGAPGIGDPYYPNAGNGGYDVSHYDIRLNYQPAGDRLSGTTTILAKTTQDVTRFNLDFLLKVSSIRVNNKVAAFSQQAGELVVDPRGTLRKGADLTIVVTYSDVPSSHSVDGFTAWKRTADGALAINEPDVAPWWFPSNNHPRDKATYDVSLSVPDGLEVLSNGLFLGTTKLINGRTWWRWRSLKPQASYLAFVAIGQFDIRQSSAPGGRPVVNAYAPNLGADDAAAKASIERTSEVVEFLEESFGPYPFEAEGGVVVGPGLLGFALENQTRSTYDPAFFRRGANTYVVAHENGHQWFGDSVSVHNWRDIWLNEGFASYAEFLWSEHVGEGTAQENAQYTYDLYPADSPFWQVLPGDPGVDHQFDGAVYDRGALAVHALRVAVGDDTFFTILKKWTQTKRYGDATIEEFIALAEGVSGKQLDDLFTTWLFTKGKPAAAPGGSALATASVAEPKSFQKIRETHVLLDRSKH; encoded by the coding sequence ATGTCCCTCAGAGCGAAGCTCACGCTAGGCACCGCCGTCGCGGCTTCTCTGCTGCTGCTGGCCGGTACCGCGACCGCTGCGACACCGGGCGCGCCGGGCATCGGTGACCCCTACTACCCGAATGCGGGCAACGGCGGCTACGACGTTTCCCACTACGACATCCGGCTCAACTACCAGCCGGCGGGCGACCGCCTTTCCGGCACCACCACGATCCTCGCGAAAACGACCCAGGACGTGACCAGGTTCAACCTGGACTTCCTGCTCAAGGTGAGTTCCATCCGGGTGAACAACAAAGTCGCCGCGTTCTCCCAGCAGGCCGGCGAACTGGTGGTCGACCCGAGGGGCACCCTCCGCAAAGGTGCCGACCTGACGATCGTCGTCACCTATTCGGACGTGCCGTCCAGCCATTCGGTGGACGGTTTCACGGCGTGGAAGCGCACCGCCGACGGCGCTCTGGCGATCAACGAGCCGGACGTCGCCCCCTGGTGGTTCCCGAGCAACAACCACCCGCGGGACAAGGCCACCTACGACGTCTCGCTGTCGGTTCCGGACGGGCTGGAGGTGCTGTCCAACGGCCTGTTCCTGGGCACCACGAAGCTGATCAACGGCCGGACCTGGTGGCGGTGGCGCAGCCTGAAGCCGCAGGCCAGCTACCTGGCGTTCGTCGCGATCGGCCAGTTCGACATCCGCCAGTCGAGCGCGCCCGGCGGCCGGCCGGTGGTCAACGCCTACGCGCCGAACCTGGGCGCCGACGACGCGGCCGCGAAGGCCAGCATCGAGCGGACCTCCGAGGTGGTCGAGTTCCTGGAGGAGAGCTTCGGGCCGTACCCGTTCGAGGCCGAGGGCGGCGTGGTCGTGGGGCCGGGCCTGCTGGGCTTCGCGCTGGAGAACCAGACCCGCTCGACGTACGACCCGGCGTTCTTCCGGCGCGGCGCGAACACCTACGTCGTGGCGCACGAGAACGGTCACCAGTGGTTCGGCGACTCCGTGTCGGTGCACAACTGGCGCGACATCTGGCTCAACGAGGGCTTTGCGAGCTACGCCGAGTTCCTCTGGTCGGAACACGTAGGCGAGGGCACCGCGCAGGAGAACGCCCAGTACACCTACGACCTGTACCCGGCGGACAGCCCGTTCTGGCAGGTCCTGCCCGGTGACCCGGGCGTGGACCACCAGTTCGACGGCGCGGTCTACGACCGGGGCGCGCTGGCCGTGCACGCGCTGCGGGTCGCGGTCGGCGACGACACCTTCTTCACGATCCTGAAGAAGTGGACGCAGACCAAGCGCTACGGCGACGCCACCATCGAGGAGTTCATCGCGCTGGCCGAGGGGGTGTCGGGCAAGCAGCTCGACGACCTGTTCACGACCTGGCTGTTCACCAAGGGCAAGCCGGCGGCGGCACCGGGCGGCTCCGCGCTCGCCACCGCCTCGGTGGCCGAGCCGAAGTCGTTCCAGAAGATCCGCGAGACGCACGTCCTGCTCGACCGCTCGAAGCACTGA
- the menE gene encoding o-succinylbenzoate--CoA ligase — MAVGTSGSAGEPKVVLLSAAALVASAESTHARLGGPGTWLLALPTTHIAGLQVLVRSLVAGTEPGLMDLATGFRASGFATAARPVLARPGPHYTALVPTQLARLVATEGPGLAAIREFDAVLIGGAATPPSLLARARDAGVRVVTTYGMSETSGGCVYDGVPLDGVRVRLAADRRIELAGPVLALGYQHGEPFGEWFRTGDLGRFTDDGRLEVVGRADDVIISGGENVSPTEVERVLAAQPGVHEVCVVGIPDQEWGQVVAAAVVPDDLGSPPDPDALGAAVRDAVGRYAMPKRVVFLPELPVRGPGKVDRRVVARSFE, encoded by the coding sequence GTGGCTGTCGGAACTTCCGGGTCCGCCGGGGAGCCCAAGGTGGTGTTGCTGTCGGCGGCTGCCTTGGTCGCTTCGGCCGAGTCGACGCACGCTCGGCTCGGTGGCCCTGGCACCTGGCTGCTCGCGCTGCCCACCACCCACATCGCCGGGCTCCAGGTCCTCGTGCGCTCGCTCGTCGCGGGCACCGAGCCCGGTCTGATGGACCTCGCCACCGGGTTCCGGGCATCCGGCTTCGCGACCGCCGCCCGGCCCGTCCTGGCCCGACCGGGGCCGCACTACACCGCCCTCGTCCCGACCCAGCTCGCCCGACTGGTCGCCACCGAGGGGCCCGGCCTGGCCGCGATCCGCGAGTTCGACGCCGTCCTGATCGGCGGGGCCGCCACTCCTCCGTCCCTGCTGGCCCGCGCCCGTGACGCCGGCGTCCGCGTCGTCACCACCTACGGCATGAGCGAGACCTCGGGCGGCTGCGTCTACGACGGCGTCCCGCTCGACGGCGTCCGCGTCCGCCTCGCCGCCGACCGCCGGATCGAGCTGGCCGGCCCCGTCCTGGCCCTGGGCTACCAGCACGGCGAGCCCTTCGGCGAGTGGTTCCGGACCGGGGATCTCGGCCGGTTCACCGACGACGGCCGGCTGGAGGTGGTCGGGCGCGCCGACGACGTGATCATCAGCGGCGGCGAGAACGTGTCGCCCACCGAGGTCGAGCGGGTGCTCGCGGCCCAGCCCGGGGTGCACGAGGTGTGCGTGGTCGGCATCCCGGACCAGGAGTGGGGGCAGGTGGTGGCAGCGGCGGTCGTGCCCGACGACCTGGGGTCGCCGCCCGATCCGGACGCCCTCGGTGCGGCCGTGCGGGACGCGGTGGGCCGGTACGCCATGCCCAAGCGGGTGGTCTTCCTGCCCGAACTGCCCGTCCGGGGACCCGGGAAGGTAGACCGGAGGGTGGTGGCTCGCTCGTTCGAGTGA
- the paaA gene encoding 1,2-phenylacetyl-CoA epoxidase subunit PaaA, producing MDLEAEFERTVAAEHRVEPRDWMPDGYRKTLIRQIAQHAHSEIIGMQPEGNWISRAPSLRRKAILLAKVQDEAGHGLYLYAATETLGADRGDLTEKLIEGRQKYSSIFNYPTLSYADVGTIGWLVDGAAICNQVPLCRTSYGPYARAMIRICKEESFHQRQGYELLMTMMSGTDAQRAMVQESVDRFWWPSLMMFGPPDAESSNTEQSMAWRIKRNTNDELRQKFVDMTVPQAEKLGVTLPDPELAWNAERGHHDFGRPDWDEFWQVVGGNGPTNAQRVAHRRKAHDDGEWVRAAAAAHAAKRARDEGRSEVRAEEGAA from the coding sequence ATGGACCTGGAGGCGGAGTTCGAGCGCACCGTGGCGGCGGAGCACCGCGTCGAGCCGCGCGACTGGATGCCCGACGGCTACCGCAAGACGCTGATCCGGCAGATCGCGCAGCACGCGCACTCCGAGATCATCGGAATGCAGCCGGAGGGGAACTGGATCAGCCGCGCGCCCTCGCTGCGCCGCAAGGCGATCCTGCTGGCCAAGGTCCAGGACGAAGCCGGTCACGGCCTCTACCTGTACGCCGCGACCGAGACGCTGGGCGCGGACCGCGGCGACCTCACCGAGAAGCTCATCGAGGGCCGGCAGAAGTACTCGTCGATCTTCAACTACCCGACGCTGTCCTACGCCGACGTCGGCACCATCGGCTGGCTCGTGGACGGCGCGGCGATCTGCAACCAGGTGCCGCTGTGCCGCACCTCTTACGGCCCGTACGCCCGCGCCATGATCCGCATCTGCAAGGAGGAGTCCTTCCACCAGCGGCAGGGCTACGAGCTGCTGATGACCATGATGAGCGGCACGGACGCGCAGCGCGCCATGGTGCAGGAGTCCGTCGACCGGTTCTGGTGGCCCTCGCTGATGATGTTCGGCCCGCCGGACGCCGAGAGCTCCAACACCGAGCAGTCCATGGCGTGGCGGATCAAGCGCAACACCAACGACGAGCTGCGGCAGAAGTTCGTGGACATGACCGTGCCGCAGGCCGAGAAGCTCGGCGTCACCCTCCCCGACCCGGAGCTGGCGTGGAACGCCGAACGTGGCCACCACGACTTCGGCCGGCCCGACTGGGACGAGTTCTGGCAGGTCGTCGGCGGCAACGGGCCGACCAACGCGCAGCGCGTGGCGCACCGGCGCAAGGCGCACGACGACGGCGAATGGGTGCGTGCCGCAGCCGCCGCCCACGCCGCGAAGCGCGCTCGCGACGAAGGTCGTTCGGAAGTCCGGGCAGAGGAGGGTGCGGCGTGA
- a CDS encoding 1,4-dihydroxy-2-naphthoyl-CoA synthase, whose product MADHGVSELFDPSRWKPVEGFDFTDITYHRAVDQGTVRIAFNRPEVRNAFRPHTVDELYRALDHARMSPDVGCVLLTGNGPSPRDGGWAFCSGGDQRIRGRSGYQYASGETADTVDPARAGRLHILECQRLIRFMPKVVIAVVPGWAAGGGHSLHVVCDLTLASEEHARFKQTDADVGSFDGGYGSAYLARQVGQKFAREIFFLGRTYSAADMHAMGAVNEVVPHAELETTALQWAKEINGKSPTAQRMLKYAFNLIDDGLVGQQLFAGETTRLAYMTDEAVEGRDAFLEKRDPDWSPYPYHY is encoded by the coding sequence GTGGCAGATCACGGCGTCTCCGAGCTGTTCGACCCCTCCCGCTGGAAGCCGGTCGAAGGCTTCGACTTCACCGACATCACCTACCACCGCGCGGTGGACCAGGGGACGGTGCGCATCGCGTTCAACCGCCCTGAGGTGCGCAACGCGTTCCGCCCGCACACCGTGGACGAGCTGTACCGGGCGCTGGACCACGCCCGGATGAGCCCGGACGTCGGGTGCGTCCTGCTGACCGGCAACGGCCCGTCCCCGCGCGACGGCGGGTGGGCGTTCTGCTCGGGCGGCGACCAGCGCATCCGGGGGCGCAGCGGGTACCAGTACGCCTCGGGTGAGACCGCCGACACGGTCGACCCGGCGCGGGCCGGCCGGCTGCACATCCTGGAGTGCCAGCGCCTGATCCGGTTCATGCCGAAGGTCGTGATCGCGGTCGTGCCGGGGTGGGCGGCGGGTGGCGGGCACAGCCTGCACGTCGTGTGCGACCTCACGTTGGCCAGCGAGGAGCACGCGAGGTTCAAGCAGACCGACGCCGACGTCGGCAGCTTCGACGGCGGGTACGGCTCGGCGTACCTGGCGCGGCAGGTGGGCCAGAAGTTCGCGCGCGAGATCTTCTTCCTGGGCCGGACGTACAGCGCGGCGGACATGCACGCGATGGGCGCGGTCAACGAGGTGGTGCCGCACGCCGAGCTGGAGACCACCGCGCTCCAGTGGGCGAAGGAGATCAACGGCAAGTCCCCGACCGCCCAGCGGATGCTGAAGTACGCGTTCAACCTCATCGACGACGGCCTGGTCGGCCAACAACTGTTCGCCGGCGAGACCACCCGCCTCGCCTACATGACCGACGAGGCCGTGGAAGGCCGAGACGCCTTCCTGGAAAAACGCGACCCCGACTGGTCCCCCTACCCCTACCACTACTGA
- the paaB gene encoding 1,2-phenylacetyl-CoA epoxidase subunit PaaB codes for MSSSWPLWEVFVRGKRGLNHVHVGSLHAPDAEMAVRNARDVYTRRNEGVSIWVVPASAITASSPDEKDPFFEPSGDKVYRHPTFYAIPEDVPHL; via the coding sequence GTGAGTTCTTCCTGGCCGTTGTGGGAAGTGTTCGTGCGCGGCAAGCGCGGCCTCAACCACGTGCACGTCGGATCGCTGCACGCCCCTGACGCGGAGATGGCCGTGCGCAACGCGCGTGACGTCTACACGCGCCGCAACGAAGGCGTGTCGATCTGGGTCGTGCCCGCGTCGGCGATCACCGCGTCCTCGCCGGACGAGAAGGACCCGTTCTTCGAACCCAGCGGCGACAAGGTCTACCGGCACCCGACGTTCTACGCGATCCCCGAGGACGTGCCGCACCTATGA
- the menD gene encoding 2-succinyl-5-enolpyruvyl-6-hydroxy-3-cyclohexene-1-carboxylic-acid synthase codes for MNPSTAQARVLVDELLRNDVRHVVLSPGSRNAPLSFALAEAAAAGRLTLHVRIDERTAGFLALGLARGSGEVTAVTCTSGTAVANLHPAVLEARHAKVPLIALTADRPVELYRTGASQTVDQQRVFGIDTLQFPIAERRAGQNGLWRSLVCRAVADARDHGPVHVNVPFREPLVPEGGPESGGQWVEPLDGRPFDMPWTRVATRATTSLHPADHLGPRTLVVVGDTREDITDLAERAGWPVVAEPTAHGLRHGTLLLNAGELPAELKPDAVVVVGRPTLSRGVMKLIASTGVVHVLSDDPDWPDPQFAATHASSGLVLGEHEVDDRWLTAWQHADKAAADVVDELLARQPWPTGLQVARDLVANLPVGANLFLGSSNPVRDVDLVAESRHDVRVHANRGVAGIDGSVSTAAGVALTAGHAFALIGDLTFLHDANGLLIGPDEPRPDLTVVVLNDDGGGIFTLLEQGAPEHSDAFERVFGTPHGTDLAALCAAYRVPHTMIENADQLSRALTAPHGIRVLEIRAERAELRDLHARLKVAVSTAFQ; via the coding sequence GTGAACCCGTCCACCGCGCAGGCCAGGGTGCTCGTCGACGAGCTCCTCCGCAACGACGTCCGGCACGTCGTGCTGAGCCCCGGATCGCGCAACGCTCCGCTGTCGTTCGCCCTGGCCGAGGCCGCGGCTGCCGGGCGGCTCACCCTGCACGTCCGGATCGACGAGCGGACCGCCGGCTTCCTGGCCCTGGGCCTGGCCCGCGGCAGCGGCGAGGTCACCGCGGTCACCTGCACGTCCGGCACCGCCGTGGCCAACCTGCACCCGGCCGTCCTGGAGGCCCGGCACGCGAAGGTCCCGCTGATCGCGCTCACCGCCGACCGCCCGGTCGAGCTCTACCGCACCGGCGCCAGCCAGACCGTCGACCAGCAGCGGGTGTTCGGCATCGACACCCTCCAGTTCCCCATCGCCGAACGCCGCGCGGGCCAGAACGGCCTGTGGCGCTCGCTGGTCTGCCGAGCCGTCGCGGACGCCCGCGATCACGGCCCGGTGCACGTCAACGTCCCGTTCCGGGAGCCCCTGGTGCCCGAGGGCGGCCCCGAAAGCGGCGGCCAGTGGGTCGAGCCGCTCGACGGCCGCCCGTTCGACATGCCGTGGACCCGCGTGGCGACCCGCGCCACGACCTCGCTGCACCCCGCGGACCACCTCGGCCCGCGCACGCTGGTCGTGGTCGGCGACACCCGCGAGGACATCACCGACCTGGCCGAACGCGCGGGCTGGCCGGTGGTCGCCGAGCCGACCGCGCACGGCCTGCGCCACGGCACCCTGCTGCTCAACGCGGGGGAACTGCCCGCGGAGCTGAAACCGGACGCCGTGGTGGTGGTGGGCCGCCCCACGCTCTCCCGCGGCGTCATGAAGCTCATCGCCTCCACGGGTGTCGTGCACGTGCTCTCCGACGACCCGGACTGGCCGGACCCGCAGTTCGCCGCCACGCACGCCTCCAGCGGCCTGGTGCTGGGCGAGCACGAGGTGGACGACCGCTGGCTCACCGCGTGGCAGCACGCCGACAAGGCCGCCGCCGACGTGGTGGACGAGCTGCTGGCCCGGCAGCCGTGGCCGACCGGGCTCCAGGTCGCCCGCGACCTGGTGGCGAACCTGCCGGTCGGCGCGAACCTGTTCCTCGGCTCGTCCAACCCGGTCCGCGACGTCGACCTGGTCGCCGAGTCCCGGCACGACGTCCGGGTGCACGCGAACCGCGGCGTGGCGGGCATCGACGGCAGCGTCTCCACGGCCGCCGGTGTCGCGCTGACCGCGGGCCACGCGTTCGCGCTGATCGGCGACCTGACCTTCCTGCACGACGCGAACGGCCTGCTGATCGGCCCGGACGAGCCGCGCCCGGACCTGACCGTGGTCGTGCTCAACGACGACGGCGGCGGCATCTTCACCCTGCTGGAGCAGGGCGCGCCGGAGCACTCGGACGCTTTCGAGCGGGTTTTCGGCACCCCGCACGGCACCGACCTGGCCGCGTTGTGCGCCGCCTACCGGGTGCCGCACACAATGATCGAGAACGCCGACCAGCTGAGCCGGGCGCTCACCGCGCCGCACGGAATCCGGGTGCTGGAAATTCGGGCGGAACGTGCCGAATTGCGTGATCTGCATGCCCGGTTGAAGGTCGCCGTGTCAACCGCGTTCCAATAA
- a CDS encoding isochorismate synthase: MTSAPVSRTRHRLRVRTERATDAGLLGRLPAPTGALAWVRDGSGLVGWGEAARFEVSGPDRFAAADRWWREFTATLEVEDGLGVPGSGPVAFVSLAFADRPGRSVLVVPEVVAGVRNGQAWLTTVGDGRSTEVRPVRRPRTVRYSDGELSVPAYREAVRAAVARMRAGGPAKVVLAHDLLAVADEPIDHRFVLEGLARRYPECWVYAVDGLIGATPELLLRRSGRVVDSRVLAGTTWPHDGVPDDDLAAALLSSAKDREEHEYAVASLTGALRPFCASLSVEGPSVLRLPNVSHLSSDVIGTLTGTPSLLALGAALHPTAAVGGTPRADALAVIEELEGMDRGRYAGPVGWIDANGDGELGVALRCAQVEGATARLFAGCGLVAESDPDSEVREAHAKLRPFREALEGM; the protein is encoded by the coding sequence GTGACCTCAGCCCCCGTCTCCCGGACCCGACACCGGCTGCGCGTGCGCACCGAGCGCGCCACCGACGCCGGCCTGCTGGGCAGGCTGCCCGCGCCGACCGGCGCGCTGGCCTGGGTGCGGGACGGATCGGGCCTGGTCGGGTGGGGTGAGGCGGCGCGGTTCGAGGTGTCCGGGCCGGACCGGTTCGCCGCCGCCGACCGGTGGTGGCGCGAGTTCACCGCGACGCTGGAGGTCGAGGACGGGCTCGGCGTGCCGGGCAGCGGGCCGGTGGCGTTCGTCTCGCTGGCCTTCGCCGACCGCCCCGGCCGCTCGGTGCTGGTGGTGCCCGAGGTCGTCGCGGGCGTCCGCAACGGGCAGGCGTGGCTGACCACGGTCGGCGACGGCCGGTCCACCGAGGTGCGGCCGGTCCGCCGGCCCCGGACCGTCCGGTACTCCGACGGCGAGCTGTCCGTGCCCGCCTACCGGGAGGCGGTCCGCGCGGCCGTGGCCCGGATGCGGGCGGGCGGGCCGGCCAAGGTCGTCCTCGCGCACGACCTGCTGGCCGTCGCCGACGAGCCGATCGACCACCGCTTCGTGCTGGAGGGCCTGGCCCGGCGCTACCCCGAGTGCTGGGTGTACGCGGTGGACGGGCTGATCGGCGCGACCCCCGAACTGCTGCTGCGCCGGTCCGGCCGGGTGGTCGACTCGCGGGTGCTGGCCGGCACGACGTGGCCGCACGACGGCGTGCCGGACGACGACCTGGCCGCCGCGCTGCTGTCGTCGGCCAAGGACCGCGAGGAGCACGAGTACGCGGTGGCCTCGCTGACCGGGGCCCTGCGGCCGTTCTGCGCGTCGCTGTCGGTCGAGGGCCCGTCGGTGCTCCGGCTGCCCAACGTGTCGCACCTGTCCAGCGACGTGATCGGCACCCTGACCGGCACCCCGTCGCTGCTCGCGCTCGGCGCGGCCCTGCACCCGACGGCCGCCGTCGGCGGCACGCCCCGCGCGGACGCGCTGGCCGTGATCGAGGAGCTGGAAGGCATGGACCGGGGCCGGTACGCGGGCCCCGTGGGCTGGATCGACGCCAACGGCGACGGAGAGCTGGGCGTGGCGCTGCGGTGCGCGCAGGTCGAGGGGGCCACCGCGCGGCTGTTCGCCGGCTGCGGCCTGGTCGCCGAGTCCGACCCGGACTCCGAGGTCCGGGAGGCGCACGCCAAGCTGCGCCCGTTCCGCGAAGCGCTGGAAGGTATGTGA
- a CDS encoding RNA polymerase sigma factor, translating to MTTALDKPPDLRGADVTAVFAELFDTHARQLRGYLAGRVGESTADDLVAETFLVALRQRHSYDPERAPIKGWLYGIATNLVREHLRKESRGRRANLRAVGRPEPDHDAVVADRVDAERASRVLKQALAELRDEDRDVLLLTSWAGLTPAEVAEALGEPASTIRSRLHRVRTRLQALLTEESR from the coding sequence GTGACCACAGCATTGGACAAACCTCCGGACCTTCGCGGGGCGGACGTCACGGCCGTGTTCGCCGAGCTGTTCGACACGCACGCCCGGCAACTGCGCGGCTACCTCGCCGGCCGCGTCGGCGAGTCGACCGCCGACGACCTGGTCGCCGAGACGTTCCTGGTGGCCCTGCGGCAGCGGCACTCCTACGACCCGGAGCGCGCCCCCATCAAGGGCTGGCTGTACGGCATCGCGACCAACCTCGTGCGCGAACACCTGCGCAAGGAGAGCCGGGGCCGCCGGGCCAACCTGCGCGCCGTGGGGCGGCCCGAACCCGACCACGACGCGGTGGTAGCCGACCGGGTCGACGCCGAACGGGCGTCGCGGGTGCTCAAGCAGGCCCTCGCCGAACTCCGCGACGAGGACCGGGACGTCCTGCTGCTGACGTCCTGGGCCGGCCTCACCCCCGCGGAGGTCGCCGAGGCGCTCGGCGAACCCGCCAGCACGATCCGCTCCCGGCTGCACCGGGTGCGCACCAGACTGCAAGCACTGCTCACCGAGGAGTCCCGCTGA